Proteins found in one Arthrobacter pascens genomic segment:
- a CDS encoding acyl-CoA thioesterase, with the protein MTDRTRPSRHASIDRNVEWVDTDASGHQHNSSVMRWVESAEAELFRALNLPDYFPSAPRVHQAISYRAKLWFGQRITATVGIQKIGRTSMTYAFEVFGHPHLESEGGIAAFGTVTVAHVPSGSLTAQPWPAHMVEAVQSLQLTTRN; encoded by the coding sequence ATGACTGACCGGACGAGGCCAAGCCGGCATGCCAGCATCGATCGCAATGTCGAATGGGTAGACACCGACGCCTCCGGCCACCAGCACAATTCCTCTGTCATGCGCTGGGTTGAGTCCGCGGAAGCGGAGCTCTTCCGGGCCCTCAACCTTCCTGATTATTTCCCGAGCGCACCGCGTGTACACCAGGCAATCAGCTACAGGGCAAAACTCTGGTTCGGCCAGCGCATCACGGCAACTGTCGGCATCCAAAAAATTGGCCGCACGTCCATGACCTACGCCTTTGAAGTGTTCGGCCATCCCCATCTCGAATCCGAAGGCGGAATCGCGGCGTTCGGCACGGTGACCGTGGCCCACGTCCCTTCAGGGTCCTTGACGGCCCAGCCCTGGCCGGCACACATGGTGGAAGCCGTACAGTCACTTCAGCTCACGACGCGGAACTGA
- a CDS encoding AMP-binding protein yields MTFTSSAHVDTFTRDHLPPASLWPALEFTLPELQYPEKLNAASVLIDGGVTAYGPDRPALHAPDGTTWTYGELQQRANQAAQVLTEDFGVVPGNRVLLRGPNNPWLVAAWLGVLKAGAVVVTTMPMLRAPEISTLIGLTKPVVAISDHRFVDELSAAASADVSVLSYGGDGVDDFIARCSAKDGQFSDVETSADDVALLGPTSGTTGAPKVTMHFHRDILATADTFARHILQPTSGDVFAGSPPIAFTFGLGGLVIFPLRFGASSLLTERAAPVELAENAAAAGATILFTAPTAYRAILKAGRGELLSRLRIAVSAGEHLPKETWEAVRNATGVRLVNGIGATELLHVFISAAGDDIRPGTTGKAVPGYRAVILDDSGMEAGPNQPGRLAVIGPTGCRYMDDDRQAKYVINGWNVTGDTFVQDEDGYFTYQSRSDNMIVSSGYNIGAPEVEAAIDQHPDVVENAVVARADEERGSVVCAFIVLRDGVNADDAKRKEIQDFVKATIAPYKYPRDVRFVDELPRNPSGKLQHFKLRDRLEHENDQLAGAAATQP; encoded by the coding sequence ATGACATTCACATCATCGGCCCACGTGGACACCTTTACCAGGGACCACCTACCGCCGGCCAGCCTTTGGCCTGCGCTCGAGTTCACCCTTCCTGAGCTCCAGTACCCGGAAAAGCTCAATGCTGCGTCAGTGCTGATCGACGGCGGAGTCACCGCATACGGGCCGGACCGGCCCGCACTGCACGCACCTGACGGAACCACATGGACCTATGGCGAGCTCCAGCAGCGTGCGAACCAGGCCGCGCAGGTACTCACGGAGGACTTCGGCGTGGTTCCGGGCAACCGCGTCCTGCTGCGTGGGCCCAACAACCCGTGGCTCGTCGCTGCCTGGCTCGGAGTCTTGAAGGCCGGCGCGGTGGTTGTCACCACCATGCCGATGCTCCGCGCCCCCGAAATCAGCACGTTGATCGGGCTCACCAAACCGGTCGTGGCGATCTCGGATCACCGCTTCGTCGACGAACTGTCCGCGGCAGCCAGCGCCGACGTCAGCGTGCTGTCCTATGGAGGGGACGGTGTCGATGATTTTATCGCCCGCTGTTCTGCGAAAGACGGTCAATTCAGCGACGTCGAGACCTCCGCGGACGACGTCGCGCTCCTGGGACCCACATCAGGCACCACCGGCGCACCGAAAGTCACCATGCACTTCCACCGTGACATCCTCGCCACGGCAGACACCTTCGCCCGTCACATCCTCCAGCCCACGTCCGGGGATGTGTTTGCGGGATCACCTCCCATCGCCTTCACCTTCGGGCTCGGCGGTCTGGTGATCTTCCCGTTGCGTTTCGGCGCCTCCTCCCTTCTGACGGAGCGTGCCGCCCCGGTGGAACTGGCGGAAAACGCCGCCGCCGCCGGTGCCACCATCCTCTTCACGGCGCCCACGGCCTACCGCGCGATCCTCAAAGCCGGCCGCGGCGAACTACTCAGCCGCCTCCGGATCGCCGTCTCGGCAGGTGAGCACCTGCCCAAGGAAACATGGGAAGCCGTCCGCAACGCCACCGGGGTCCGCCTGGTGAACGGTATCGGCGCGACCGAACTGCTCCATGTGTTCATTTCAGCCGCCGGCGACGACATCCGCCCAGGCACAACAGGCAAGGCTGTACCCGGCTACCGGGCAGTGATCCTGGACGACTCAGGCATGGAGGCCGGGCCCAACCAGCCCGGCAGGCTCGCGGTCATAGGGCCCACCGGCTGCCGGTACATGGACGATGACCGACAGGCGAAATACGTCATTAACGGCTGGAACGTTACCGGGGACACTTTCGTGCAGGACGAGGACGGGTACTTCACCTACCAATCACGCTCGGACAACATGATCGTCTCCTCCGGATACAACATCGGCGCCCCCGAAGTGGAAGCAGCCATCGACCAGCACCCTGACGTCGTTGAAAACGCTGTCGTGGCACGGGCCGACGAGGAGCGAGGCAGCGTCGTCTGCGCCTTCATCGTCCTGCGCGACGGCGTCAATGCAGACGACGCCAAGCGCAAGGAGATCCAGGACTTCGTCAAGGCCACTATCGCCCCATACAAGTACCCGCGGGACGTCCGGTTCGTCGATGAACTCCCACGCAACCCCAGCGGCAAACTGCAGCACTTCAAGCTGCGCGACCGCCTCGA
- a CDS encoding thiamine pyrophosphate-binding protein, which produces MSENVKVSTLVAQTLAKLGVGHVFGVVGSGNFDVTNILVQAGVPYTAARHEGGAATMADAYSRMSGKVGVVSTHQGCGLSNAITGIGEAAKSRTPMIVLTADTQSAAVRSNFKIDQDSLARSIGAVAERIHSVDSAVADTVRAFRTAVNERRTVVLSLPLDVQSGFAPDTLDSVRLQEPARLRPDPAAVEHLVQVLQQAERPVFVAGRGGRGAKEALLALAEHAGALVATSAVANGLFNGETFNLGISGGFSSPVTAELISGADLIVGWGCTLNMWTMRHGRLISPGTKVVQVDVEDASLGANRPISLGVLGDSALTAMDALALLKAAQPAPAEKYRTETNAVTIKQGSRWRDVDTADLSTSTLIDPRVLSRELDSLLPTNRIVSVDSGNFMGYPSQYLAVPDEFGFCFTQAFQAIGLGLYTAIGAAIAQPERVPVLGAGDGGFLMGISELETAVRLNLPLVCIVYNDAAYGAEVHHFAELDDSLDLRSVKFPETDIAAIARGFGADGITVRTLDDLEPVKAWVAKFHAGSESRPLVIDAKIASDGGSWWLAEAFQGH; this is translated from the coding sequence ATGAGCGAGAACGTAAAAGTGTCAACGCTGGTTGCCCAAACGCTGGCCAAATTGGGCGTGGGCCACGTCTTTGGCGTTGTTGGAAGCGGCAACTTTGATGTCACTAACATCCTCGTGCAGGCGGGTGTGCCGTACACAGCTGCCCGACATGAGGGGGGTGCCGCCACCATGGCCGATGCCTATTCTCGAATGTCCGGCAAAGTCGGGGTGGTCAGCACGCATCAGGGATGCGGCTTAAGCAATGCCATTACGGGCATCGGGGAAGCGGCGAAGAGCCGGACACCGATGATTGTCTTGACCGCGGACACACAAAGCGCTGCGGTCCGATCGAATTTCAAGATTGATCAGGACTCCCTTGCCCGAAGCATCGGGGCAGTGGCGGAACGGATTCACTCCGTCGACTCGGCCGTGGCCGATACCGTTCGGGCGTTCCGCACCGCAGTCAACGAACGCCGCACCGTCGTCCTCAGTCTCCCTCTTGACGTGCAGAGCGGTTTCGCGCCGGACACCCTCGATTCTGTCCGGCTGCAGGAACCAGCACGGTTGCGGCCTGATCCCGCAGCAGTGGAGCACCTCGTTCAAGTGCTCCAGCAGGCCGAACGACCCGTGTTTGTGGCCGGACGGGGAGGGCGTGGGGCCAAGGAAGCCCTTCTCGCCTTGGCCGAGCATGCCGGAGCTCTGGTGGCAACCTCCGCGGTGGCCAACGGGCTATTCAATGGCGAAACCTTTAACCTGGGCATTTCCGGGGGCTTCTCCTCACCAGTGACGGCTGAGCTCATCAGCGGGGCAGACCTGATTGTTGGGTGGGGCTGCACCCTGAACATGTGGACCATGCGGCATGGCCGCCTGATTTCCCCGGGCACGAAGGTGGTCCAGGTCGATGTCGAGGACGCTTCGCTGGGAGCCAATCGGCCAATATCGCTGGGCGTCCTGGGGGACTCTGCGCTCACCGCTATGGACGCGCTTGCCTTGTTGAAAGCCGCCCAGCCGGCTCCAGCGGAAAAGTATCGCACGGAGACCAATGCAGTGACGATCAAGCAGGGGTCGCGGTGGAGGGACGTCGACACGGCGGACCTGTCCACGTCGACACTGATCGATCCGCGCGTCCTCAGCCGGGAACTTGATTCGCTCCTGCCAACGAACCGTATTGTTTCCGTGGACTCAGGAAACTTCATGGGCTACCCGAGTCAGTACCTTGCCGTGCCAGACGAGTTCGGCTTCTGCTTCACGCAGGCGTTCCAAGCCATTGGGCTGGGTCTGTATACCGCCATCGGCGCTGCGATTGCCCAACCTGAACGTGTCCCCGTCCTGGGCGCCGGCGACGGCGGTTTCCTGATGGGGATCAGTGAATTGGAAACAGCCGTCCGCCTCAACCTGCCCCTGGTGTGCATCGTTTACAACGACGCCGCATACGGGGCCGAAGTGCACCATTTTGCTGAGCTTGACGACTCTCTGGATCTTCGCAGCGTGAAATTTCCGGAGACGGACATTGCTGCCATTGCCAGGGGATTCGGCGCGGATGGCATCACCGTGCGCACCCTTGACGATTTGGAGCCGGTAAAGGCGTGGGTCGCCAAGTTCCACGCTGGGTCTGAGAGCCGTCCGTTGGTCATCGATGCGAAGATCGCCTCCGACGGGGGATCATGGTGGCTGGCGGAAGCATTCCAAGGCCACTGA
- a CDS encoding fumarylacetoacetate hydrolase family protein, which translates to MKLATLRAGKHTTAAVLVSDDTAYLPLPYPDVGTMVADPQWRRTAGSVVSGQRHDANSVSASAAELAALLPAAGKVICCGLNYSDHIQEMGRELPEYPTLFAKYADTLTGAGDTIDVVGSERVDWEAELAVVVGSPLFRADEEQALQAIAGYTVANDVSMRDWQNRTLQWFQGKAFDATTPVGPVMITADEVEGDFEVRGYVNGELVQAGNTGTLVFGPAKLLSYISHFTVLRPGDLVLTGTPGGVGMGMNPPRFLQDGDLLTTEIAGIGRLENRIRIHHNDGRATYSAPVTSTATT; encoded by the coding sequence ATGAAACTGGCCACACTGCGTGCGGGCAAGCACACCACGGCGGCGGTACTTGTCTCAGACGACACTGCTTATCTGCCGTTGCCATACCCGGACGTGGGCACCATGGTCGCGGACCCGCAATGGCGCCGGACGGCGGGTTCCGTCGTATCGGGACAGCGTCATGATGCCAACAGCGTTTCGGCTTCCGCCGCCGAGCTGGCAGCCCTGCTGCCGGCGGCGGGCAAGGTGATTTGCTGCGGTCTGAACTACAGCGATCACATTCAGGAAATGGGCCGGGAACTCCCGGAATATCCCACCCTCTTCGCGAAGTACGCGGACACATTGACCGGGGCAGGTGACACGATCGACGTCGTCGGCAGTGAACGGGTTGACTGGGAGGCCGAACTGGCCGTCGTCGTCGGTTCCCCCTTATTCCGCGCAGATGAGGAACAGGCCCTGCAGGCCATCGCCGGCTACACCGTGGCGAACGATGTTTCGATGCGTGACTGGCAGAACCGCACCCTGCAGTGGTTTCAGGGCAAAGCCTTCGACGCCACCACCCCCGTTGGGCCGGTCATGATTACCGCCGATGAAGTCGAAGGCGATTTCGAGGTCCGCGGTTACGTGAACGGTGAACTGGTGCAAGCCGGAAACACGGGGACGCTGGTGTTCGGCCCCGCGAAGCTCCTCTCCTACATCTCCCACTTCACGGTTCTGCGGCCGGGGGACCTGGTCCTGACCGGCACGCCCGGCGGAGTGGGAATGGGAATGAACCCCCCACGCTTCCTGCAGGACGGCGATCTTCTCACAACCGAGATTGCAGGCATCGGACGCCTGGAGAACAGGATCCGCATCCATCACAACGACGGCCGTGCAACCTACAGCGCACCGGTTACTTCAACCGCAACAACCTAG
- a CDS encoding cupin domain-containing protein — translation MSNTTTAYLTEGDNSMYAGADGKVVPVVTRAGEEDTNTAQSGDCIRVSGVSIQHTPATKIWFGQVSNTPGYRSLPHHHGEAETGGYVLRGAGRIYYGENYSEYQDMKAGDWVFVPPFMPHVEANMSVTEELIWLTTRTPENIVVNLEDVADETLADYRRV, via the coding sequence ATGAGCAATACCACCACCGCGTACCTGACCGAGGGCGACAACTCCATGTACGCCGGAGCGGACGGCAAAGTCGTCCCGGTCGTCACCCGTGCAGGTGAGGAAGACACCAACACCGCCCAGTCCGGTGACTGCATCCGCGTTTCGGGCGTCTCCATCCAACACACTCCCGCCACGAAGATCTGGTTCGGCCAGGTATCGAACACGCCAGGATACCGTTCACTGCCCCACCACCACGGCGAGGCGGAAACCGGAGGGTACGTCCTGCGCGGGGCCGGTCGCATCTACTACGGCGAAAACTACTCTGAGTACCAGGACATGAAGGCCGGCGACTGGGTCTTCGTCCCCCCCTTCATGCCGCACGTCGAGGCCAACATGTCAGTCACCGAAGAACTCATCTGGCTCACCACCCGCACCCCCGAGAACATTGTCGTGAACCTCGAAGACGTCGCCGACGAGACCCTCGCCGACTACCGCCGGGTCTAG
- a CDS encoding cyclase family protein: MSVLAGLTAALTDGSVEVVDLTTPLSSDTPILNLPQPLANTVGLSLSPVSNFDDAGPAWAWNDVTVGEHAGTHLDAPVHWISGRNGKSVDQIEPHRLIGPLIVIDKSADVAENPDFLLEPEHFEQWQETHGQLPDNCWVIFRTGWSSRGGNAADFVNADDAGPHTPGVSVAGAQWIAANTSISGFGVETVGIDAGQAATFDPMFPVHSFLLGADKYGLTSLRQVDRLPTVGATLVVAPLPIVGGTGSPTRVYALVEGS; this comes from the coding sequence ATGTCTGTACTAGCCGGGCTCACAGCAGCCCTCACAGATGGTTCCGTAGAAGTCGTAGACCTGACGACTCCGCTCAGCAGCGATACGCCGATACTGAATCTTCCGCAGCCCCTGGCCAACACTGTCGGCCTCAGCCTTTCGCCCGTGAGTAACTTTGATGACGCCGGCCCGGCGTGGGCCTGGAACGATGTGACTGTTGGGGAGCATGCCGGCACCCACCTGGATGCGCCCGTGCACTGGATTTCGGGCAGAAACGGCAAATCCGTTGACCAGATAGAGCCCCACCGCCTCATCGGACCTCTGATCGTCATCGACAAGAGCGCCGATGTGGCCGAAAATCCGGACTTTCTGCTGGAGCCTGAGCACTTTGAGCAGTGGCAGGAAACGCACGGCCAGTTGCCCGACAATTGCTGGGTGATCTTCCGGACCGGCTGGTCCTCCAGGGGCGGGAATGCCGCCGACTTCGTCAATGCCGATGACGCCGGGCCGCACACTCCGGGGGTGTCCGTAGCGGGCGCCCAATGGATTGCAGCCAATACCAGCATCAGTGGGTTCGGCGTCGAAACGGTGGGCATCGATGCGGGCCAGGCGGCAACTTTCGACCCGATGTTCCCCGTCCACTCATTTCTCCTTGGGGCCGACAAGTACGGCCTGACATCACTTCGACAGGTGGACAGGCTTCCCACGGTGGGAGCTACCCTGGTGGTCGCCCCCTTGCCAATTGTCGGAGGCACCGGCAGCCCCACCCGCGTCTACGCCCTTGTGGAGGGATCATGA
- a CDS encoding PaaX family transcriptional regulator — protein MPRHQHLIVTVYGLYARAHDGAFAVSELIRLLSDLGVESAGVRSSVSRLKKRGVLVSLRKNGSAAYRLAPGLEDVFRAGDERIFSPHRARKGDDWILTSFSVPESQRHLRHKLRTILTRIGCGQVSPGLWIAPGNLAEEVSQQLERASLMEYVDLFKAAHLTEDHIRSKVGQWWDLPSLDALYADFIDRHEPVLQRWSELPLSEPESPEYLKQAFADYVPMVTQWRRLPYMDPGLPEEYLPGDWSGLAAEALFAKLHSLLGPIAQRYARSVVED, from the coding sequence ATGCCACGCCACCAGCATCTCATCGTGACCGTCTACGGACTTTATGCCCGCGCCCATGACGGCGCGTTTGCAGTATCAGAGCTGATACGACTCCTGAGCGATCTAGGAGTTGAGTCAGCCGGAGTGCGCTCGTCAGTCTCGCGGCTGAAGAAGCGTGGAGTTCTCGTCAGCCTCCGAAAGAACGGGTCGGCCGCCTACAGGCTGGCGCCAGGACTGGAGGATGTTTTCCGGGCGGGCGACGAACGCATTTTCTCCCCGCACCGCGCACGCAAGGGTGATGACTGGATCCTGACATCATTCTCCGTCCCTGAGTCGCAGCGGCATCTTCGCCACAAGCTCCGCACCATTCTGACGCGCATCGGTTGCGGCCAAGTTTCGCCGGGCTTATGGATAGCCCCCGGCAACCTGGCGGAGGAAGTAAGTCAACAGCTCGAACGCGCGTCCTTGATGGAATACGTGGACCTGTTTAAGGCAGCCCACCTGACCGAAGATCATATCCGGTCGAAGGTCGGGCAATGGTGGGACCTGCCCTCTCTTGACGCACTATATGCGGACTTCATCGACCGCCACGAACCTGTACTGCAGCGCTGGTCCGAATTGCCCCTGAGCGAACCTGAGTCACCGGAGTATCTCAAGCAGGCCTTCGCCGACTACGTCCCGATGGTGACCCAATGGCGCCGTTTGCCCTATATGGATCCCGGCCTGCCTGAAGAGTATCTTCCCGGTGACTGGAGCGGCCTGGCCGCCGAGGCACTCTTTGCCAAGCTGCACTCACTGCTTGGCCCGATCGCCCAGCGCTACGCACGGTCGGTCGTCGAAGACTAG
- a CDS encoding acyl-CoA thioesterase, which yields MPSVTPTVTVPTSETFLRAIQLTHVPAQVNDEAYEATTQYVPWPKSYGGDMVAQSAAAMMRSVEADRTLHSMHSYFMRPVDVGATVRYEVERLRDGRGYSTRSVRGYQNGKTVFTAMGSFQVPENGPDYQQGSPADLAPEALRSAAEVLAGVDGPAAEYWSTGRSFDMRHVPGPVYLDVEGGPQAHQAVWVKAFNRLPDAATDRLTADLHRAALAYVCDYTILETLLRVRGLHWSSPGLSTASLDHSMWFHRDGRADEWVLYVQEAVSAQRNRGLALGRFFDRQGFLLATVAQEGMIRSSS from the coding sequence ATGCCCTCGGTTACGCCCACCGTCACGGTGCCCACCTCGGAAACCTTCCTCCGCGCCATCCAGCTCACCCACGTCCCGGCGCAAGTCAATGACGAGGCCTACGAAGCCACCACACAGTACGTGCCATGGCCCAAGTCCTATGGCGGGGACATGGTGGCCCAGTCTGCAGCTGCCATGATGCGCTCCGTCGAGGCAGACCGGACACTGCACTCCATGCACAGCTACTTCATGCGGCCAGTCGACGTCGGCGCAACCGTTCGCTACGAGGTGGAACGGCTGCGGGACGGCCGCGGCTACTCGACCCGCAGCGTCCGTGGCTACCAGAACGGCAAGACCGTTTTCACGGCCATGGGGTCCTTCCAAGTCCCCGAAAACGGTCCCGACTACCAGCAAGGCTCCCCCGCAGACCTCGCACCCGAGGCGCTGCGAAGCGCCGCAGAGGTGCTGGCGGGCGTCGACGGGCCCGCAGCCGAGTATTGGTCCACGGGACGCAGTTTCGACATGCGCCATGTTCCCGGTCCGGTGTACCTGGACGTCGAGGGAGGCCCCCAGGCCCACCAGGCCGTCTGGGTGAAGGCCTTCAACCGGCTGCCCGATGCAGCCACTGACCGCCTCACCGCTGACCTGCACCGGGCGGCCCTGGCCTACGTGTGCGATTACACGATTCTGGAGACGCTGCTGCGGGTCCGCGGGCTGCACTGGTCCTCGCCCGGGCTCAGCACCGCCAGCCTTGACCATTCAATGTGGTTCCACCGTGACGGACGCGCCGACGAATGGGTGCTCTATGTCCAGGAAGCCGTCTCCGCCCAACGCAACCGTGGCCTGGCCCTGGGCCGTTTCTTTGACCGGCAGGGGTTCCTGCTTGCCACCGTGGCCCAAGAGGGCATGATCCGATCTTCTTCCTGA
- a CDS encoding RidA family protein: MTNRTVNPQSLSKPSGYAHGILAGNTVYLGGQTALDKDMNVVPGGIVEQFRQAFSNVLTTLTEAGGQPQDLVSVTIYLTDVDDYMANGREIGRIWREMAGSEYPAMAGIGVTRLWQKEALIEIQGIAVIGNR; this comes from the coding sequence GTGACCAACAGGACAGTCAACCCCCAGTCGCTTTCCAAACCATCCGGGTATGCCCATGGCATCCTTGCCGGGAACACCGTGTATCTGGGAGGCCAGACGGCACTGGACAAGGACATGAATGTCGTGCCCGGCGGCATTGTTGAACAGTTCAGGCAGGCGTTTTCGAACGTTCTGACAACGCTGACGGAGGCTGGGGGACAGCCGCAGGACTTGGTCAGCGTCACGATCTATCTCACCGACGTCGACGACTACATGGCGAACGGCCGTGAAATCGGACGGATCTGGCGCGAGATGGCGGGCTCGGAGTATCCCGCGATGGCCGGCATTGGCGTTACCCGGCTGTGGCAGAAGGAAGCTCTCATCGAGATCCAGGGGATTGCGGTGATTGGAAACCGCTGA